The Parambassis ranga chromosome 1, fParRan2.1, whole genome shotgun sequence genome includes a region encoding these proteins:
- the hemgn gene encoding skin secretory protein xP2 isoform X1 produces MEETAQQQEKQESEYKDPDEEQGGIRRRLRDRELLRKRKAEAEEKETNQWVYGLESQRKRSRADDTRGMKKRGRPRKTEPMLQTAAVQEEAAASQKAPALLVVPETAEVIPGQIPGSLTTFLPVQLQPASAPVAPVPAVLMPVQSPVFAPSLTSPAPIEPTLDTAQAPVQDMAPAPVQDMAPAFVQDMAPAFVQDVAPAPVQDMAPSFVQDMAPAPVEFMAPTLESNSVPDMFQDTVPDAAPDPPAPCPTQVGTIYTEPQSREGFDQVLIEDLGPDEEEDISPSQDKRAEEDVSETLSINVPEQNRMYSFPALSSPQPLPQEYLPGN; encoded by the exons ATGGAGGAGACAGctcaacaacaagaaaaacaggagTCGGAGTATAAGGATCCAGATGAGGAGCAAG GTGGGATCCGGCGCAGACTGCGGGACAGGGAACTTCTCAGGAAGAGaaaagcagaggcagaggagaaggagactAACCAGTGGGTTTATGG ACTGGAGAGCCAAAGGAAAAGATCAAGAGCTGATGACACGAGGGGTatgaagaagagagggaggccCAGAAAGACTGAACCcatgctgcagacagcagctgttcagGAAGAGGCAGCAGCGTCTCAGAAAGCTCCAGCACTACTGGTTGTACCTGAAACTGCAGAGGTCATCCCAGGTCAAATACCAGGATCTCTGACCACATTCCTCCCTGTGCAATTACAACCAGCTTCTGCCCCAGTTGCCCCTGTTCCTGCAGTGCTTATGCCTGTTCAAAGTCCTGTCTTTGCTCCTAGTCTGACCTCTCCTGCTCCAATTGAACCAACTCTAGATACAGCTCAAGCTCCTGTCCAAGACATGGCACCGGCTCCTGTCCAAGACATGGCTCCAGCTTTTGTCCAAGACATGGCTCCAGCTTTTGTCCAAGACGTAGCTCCGGCTCCTGTCCAAGACATGGCTCCGTCTTTTGTCCAAGACATGGCTCCGGCTCCTGTCGAATTTATGGCTCCAACTTTAGAGTCTAATTCAGTCCCAGATATGTTCCAAGACACTGTTCCAGATGCAGCTCCTGATCCTCCTGCACCTTGCCCCACGCAGGTGGGGACCATCTACACGGAACCTCAAAGCAGAGAGGGCTTTGATCAGGTCCTGATTGAAGACTTGGGcccagatgaggaggaagacatTTCTCCATCACAAGacaaaagagcagaagaag ATGTGAGTGAGACACTGTCCATCAACGTGCCTGAACAAAATAGAATGTACTCATTTCCAGCCTTGTCCTCTCCTCAGCCTCTGCCACAAGAATATCTTCCAGGAAATTAA
- the hemgn gene encoding skin secretory protein xP2 isoform X2, whose amino-acid sequence MEETAQQQEKQESEYKDPDEEQGGIRRRLRDRELLRKRKAEAEEKETNQLESQRKRSRADDTRGMKKRGRPRKTEPMLQTAAVQEEAAASQKAPALLVVPETAEVIPGQIPGSLTTFLPVQLQPASAPVAPVPAVLMPVQSPVFAPSLTSPAPIEPTLDTAQAPVQDMAPAPVQDMAPAFVQDMAPAFVQDVAPAPVQDMAPSFVQDMAPAPVEFMAPTLESNSVPDMFQDTVPDAAPDPPAPCPTQVGTIYTEPQSREGFDQVLIEDLGPDEEEDISPSQDKRAEEDVSETLSINVPEQNRMYSFPALSSPQPLPQEYLPGN is encoded by the exons ATGGAGGAGACAGctcaacaacaagaaaaacaggagTCGGAGTATAAGGATCCAGATGAGGAGCAAG GTGGGATCCGGCGCAGACTGCGGGACAGGGAACTTCTCAGGAAGAGaaaagcagaggcagaggagaaggagactAACCA ACTGGAGAGCCAAAGGAAAAGATCAAGAGCTGATGACACGAGGGGTatgaagaagagagggaggccCAGAAAGACTGAACCcatgctgcagacagcagctgttcagGAAGAGGCAGCAGCGTCTCAGAAAGCTCCAGCACTACTGGTTGTACCTGAAACTGCAGAGGTCATCCCAGGTCAAATACCAGGATCTCTGACCACATTCCTCCCTGTGCAATTACAACCAGCTTCTGCCCCAGTTGCCCCTGTTCCTGCAGTGCTTATGCCTGTTCAAAGTCCTGTCTTTGCTCCTAGTCTGACCTCTCCTGCTCCAATTGAACCAACTCTAGATACAGCTCAAGCTCCTGTCCAAGACATGGCACCGGCTCCTGTCCAAGACATGGCTCCAGCTTTTGTCCAAGACATGGCTCCAGCTTTTGTCCAAGACGTAGCTCCGGCTCCTGTCCAAGACATGGCTCCGTCTTTTGTCCAAGACATGGCTCCGGCTCCTGTCGAATTTATGGCTCCAACTTTAGAGTCTAATTCAGTCCCAGATATGTTCCAAGACACTGTTCCAGATGCAGCTCCTGATCCTCCTGCACCTTGCCCCACGCAGGTGGGGACCATCTACACGGAACCTCAAAGCAGAGAGGGCTTTGATCAGGTCCTGATTGAAGACTTGGGcccagatgaggaggaagacatTTCTCCATCACAAGacaaaagagcagaagaag ATGTGAGTGAGACACTGTCCATCAACGTGCCTGAACAAAATAGAATGTACTCATTTCCAGCCTTGTCCTCTCCTCAGCCTCTGCCACAAGAATATCTTCCAGGAAATTAA
- the trmo gene encoding tRNA (adenine(37)-N6)-methyltransferase — MSPLCDCCAEHITKLNQQVSVMRKEIKNLRQMLDSAVRAHRKQVMSVQAAVSKIGPCEDDKDRAPSPSPSPQAVLEKGNIQTVPIGYISSCFSMKNGTPRQPTICGPSRAELRIQQSVFNNPEHALVGLEQYSHVWIIFLFHKNGHLSYKAKVKPPRLNGQRVGVYSTRSPHRPNALGLTLAKLDKIEGDTIHLSDIDMIDGTPVLDIKPYIPEYDSPQTRIHQDLSDSNIGHIGAAVLSPNEDKSVFSVQEDSDTDADSNLVGSLLPQNISESEKSHNVGAQFYLPKDLQSVLKEVKAFVTQDDLCQPAPDSFKTKPPLLMVDHPCYGEEALTTIAGWIREPPVSSLDVRFTPHAERQLSEFLPTHLPGSSDSDSPRFKFLQSPEEAAAAIRGVLSADPRSVYRRTRCRDRLFFFTLDTADITCWFGQGFAEVLQVRPAVHHIASM, encoded by the exons ATGAGTCCGCTGTGTGACTGCTGTGCTGAACACATTACTAAACTGAACCAGCAGGTTTCAGTGATGCGGAAAGAAATCAAAAACCTGAG GCAGATGTTGGACAGTGCAGTCAGAGCTCACCGCAAACAGGTCATGTCTGTCCAGGCTGCTGTGTCAAAGATTGGACCCTGTGAAGATGATAAGGACCGCGCACCTTCGccatcaccttcaccacagGCAGTCTTAGAGAAAG GAAACATCCAGACAGTCCCAATTGGTTACATTAGTTCCTGTTTTTCCATGAAAAATGGGACACCCAGACAACCCACTATATGTGGCCCTTCAAGGGCAGAACTGAGAATCCAGCAGAGCGTCTTCAACAACCCGGAGCACGCACTGGTCGGCCTGGAGCAATACTCCCATGTCTG GatcatctttctctttcacaAAAACGGACACCTGAGTTACAAAGCCAAGGTGAAACCTCCCAGACTGAATGGTCAGAGGGTCGGTGTTTACTCCACACGCAGTCCTCACCGACCAAATGCTTTGGGCCTTACACTGGCAAAGCTTGACAAAATTGAGG GTGACACAATTCATCTGTCAGACATCGACATGATTGATGGCACCCCGGTCCTTGACATTAAACCCTACATACCAGAGTATGACTCACCTCAAACCAGGATACACCAAGACCTTTCTGACTCGAACATAGGCCATATAGGAGCAGCTGTTCTCTCACCAAATGAGGATAAATCTGTTTTTAGTGTCCAGGAGGACTCAGACACAGATGCTGACAGCAATCTTGTGGGGAGTCTCCTGCCACAAAACATATCTGAATCTGAGAAGTCACACAATGTCGGTGCTCAGTTTTACCTACCCAAAGACCTTCAGAGTGTGCTTAAGGAGGTCAAAGCCTTTGTGACTCAAGATGACTTATGCCAGCCAGCTCCAGACTCTTTTAAGACCAAGCCACCCCTTTTGATGGTGGACCACCCCTGTTATGGAGAGGAAGCCCTCACTACCATTGCTGGCTGGATTAGAGAGCCTCCTGTTTCCAGTCTGGATGTTCGCTTCACCCCTCACGCTGAGAGGCAGCTGTCAGAATTCCTGCCTACACACCTGCCAG GATCCTCTGACAGTGACAGCCCTCGGTTCaagtttctgcagagtccagaggaAGCAGCTGCAGCCATCAGAGGTGTGCTGTCAGCAGACCCCAGGTCAGTCTACAGGAGGACACGCTGTCGAGACagactcttcttcttcacacttGACACGGCCGACATCACCTGCTGGTTTGGACAAGGCTTTGCTGAGGTACTGCAGGTCCGACCTGCTGTGCATCACATCGCCTCAATGTGA